A segment of the Deinococcus multiflagellatus genome:
TCCACCCTGGCGGTCCAGCCCGCGGCCCACTGTCGGGGCCAGACATGCGCTCACCAGCAGCGCGCCGGTGAACGCCAGGCTGGTCTGCACCCGGGTCCAGCCGTAAGCCTGTTCCGTGGCGACCGCCAGCAGTGGCTGGGCGTAATACAGCGCGCCGTAACTCACCGTGCATAAAAGTGCCAGCGTCCACACGACCGGACGCGTGGACGCTGAGGGGGCCATCATCAGCCCAGCGAAATGGGAGCCTGAGGGGCGCAGCAGCCGGAGTCCGGTGAGCAGCCATCGGCCGTCGCCTCGGCCGGTGCACCGCAGCTGTCACCCGCCTTGCACTGCACGCCAGGGGTCCGCAGGTGCACCGTGATCTGTTCAGACGCAATATCAACGTGCGTCACGTGGTACTGCATCGCCGGGGTGGTGGTGTTCCCGTACTCAAAGCGCACTTCGGCTTCCGCACGCACCGGAATATGCTTCACCACGCGGTCATAGATGGCCAGGAATTTCCGGTTCGTCATGAATCCGGCCTTGGCCTCTTCCGCACTGCCATCCATCAGTTGAATGATCGTCTCACGCCAGGCGTTGGCTTTACCGCCGCAGTCCATCGCTTCGATGGTCACGGCTTTGACTTCCGTGACGTGGTATCCAGCGGGCACCAGGACTTCGCCGTGGAGATGGAATTGCAGCGGCCGCTGGGGCAAGGTCCGCAGCGTAGCGATCAGTGCTTCGGTGTTGGTGTGTTCGCTCAGGCCGGGGATGGGGGCAGTCAAGGTCTGGGTCATGGCAGGTCTCCTTATCGATGTTCTTCGATGCGTTAAGGCAAAAAAATCAGCAGGTGGTGCAGGTTGGGGCGGCTGGTGTAACGAATTTGGGCAGTTGAGGCCACTTGAACGGCTGAGCCAGATGCGCGCAGCGCTGCCGCCCCGCTTCCCGGAGGAGGTGCTGGTGATGTTCGCGGGCCAGGAATTCGAGCGTGATGGGGTTCATACGGCCTCCTTCTGGGGCTGGGGCACCGCGGCGAGCAAGGTCTCCAGGGCGGTGCGGGCGATGAACATGCCCTGCGCACTGAGGGTGTAGTACGTCCATTTGCCGCGCTTCTCGGACTCGACCAGACCAGCCTCCACGAGCAGCTTCATGTGGTGGCTGGTGGTGGGCTGGGTCAGGCCGAGCAGCTGCTGGACGTCGCAGGTACAGACGCCCTGCCCGGTGGAGCAGCAGCCGGCGTCCACGGTCGCCAGGAAGTGCAGAGCCCGGAGACGGTGCACGTCCCCTAACGCTTTGAACACAGTTGCTGTTCCATCGAAGTCCATGGATGTAATCTACAGAACGCATAGAAGAATGTCAATGGGAGAGTGATGCACCTCTGCCTTACCTCACCAGATGCCGCACCACCACGGCTGCGTCCTGCCCCGCACCGCGCAACGTCGCTGACGCGAGCGCCCGCTGTCCACTCAGCCCCACGAAGTACAGGCCACTCACCGTGCGGCTCACCCCCAGCCGCTGCACCGGTTCGCCCTGCCGGTCCAGCGCCCCCGTGCCGCGCAGGAAGTCCAGATTCGCCCGGTACCCGGTGGCAAAGATCACTGCATCCACCCGCTCTTCCTGACCATCCGGCCACACGACACCACCGGCCGTGAAGCGCGTGAACATCCGCCGCTCGTCCAGTTTTCCCCGGCGGAAGGCGGCACGGTAGACACCTGGATCGAAGACATGCCGGGGGGACGGCAGCCGCCGGAGGTGTCCTAAGGTCAGCTGATCCACCCGCGCCCAGGTGATCCAGTCATGCACGTCACGTCCCAGAGGCCGCTGCGGCGTGAACTGCACCCGCGTCCGGTTGGCCAGGGTGACGCGGGCGACTTCAGTCAGTTCCACCGCGATCTGCACCGCCGAGTTTCCCGCGCCCACCACCAACACCCGCTGCCCCACGAAGGGCGACGGTTCCTGGTACGCCAGCGAGTGCAGCACTTGCCCCCCAAACGTCTCTCTGCCTGGAACCTCGGGCATGAACGGGCGGCGAAAGGTACCTGTGGCGGCCACGACGGCACGTGCACAGAAGATGCGCCCATCCGCACTCAGGACCCGAAACTCTTCCCCATCAGGCAGCACCTGCGCCACCTCGGCCCCGGTCACGATGGGAAACTGGAAATGGGCGGCATAGGCCTCTAAGTAGGCCACGACCTCATTCCGCGTGGGATATCGCTCTGGGTCTCCAGAAAAAGGCCAGCCGGGCAGTGAGGCATGCCGGGCCGGGGAAAACAGCTTCAGGCTCGCGTAATGCTGCGGCCACGCCCCCACTGGCCTTTGACCGGCTTCCAGCACCTGGAACCGCAGACCGTGACCCTGCAGGTGGTACGCCGTGGCCAGGCCAGCCTGCCCCGCCCCGATGACCAGCACATCCAGTCGCGTGGTCATGACAGGCCCCCTTGAGGGAGCGCCAGGTGCAGGACCACAGCGGAGGCAGGACATCCCCCTTGAAGCTGAGACGACGCCTGGAGGGCGGCTGGGAGCTTGTCGCGCGTGACCGGCGTAAAGCCGAGCTTGGGAAAGAAGGCTGCTGCGGTGGTGGTGAGCAGTGCCAGGGTCTCCAGCCCCGCCGCCGTCGCCCGCTCGATCATCTCCCGCGTTAAGGCCTGTCCCAGACCCCTCCCCTGTTGATCGGCGCGCACCGCCACCGAGCGCAGCAACCCGTGAGGGCCGTACCGTTCCAGGCCTGCCACCCCCAGCACCTCGTTCCCCTGTACCGCTAGCACGAAGTCAGGGAAATGGGGCTGCACACCCGCCAGAGACAGATCAGCCGCGATCAGAAGGTTTTCAACCACCGGCAGATCGGTCGCCGTGGCTTCACGGAAGGTCACGAGGCCGCGCATGGTCCCCCATCCTCAGCGGCACAGGCGCATTCGGCCTCCAGCGCGTCGGCCAGCAGTTCCAGGGCCCGCAGCACACTGGCCTGCTCATTGGGTGGGATACGCCCCAGCAGGCGAGCAGACTGGTGGCCCAGTTCTGTATTCAGGCGGCGGACCTGCGCCTGACCTTCCTGCGTCAGGGTGAGCACCACGACCCGCCGGTCGGTCTGCCCTGGTTGCTTGTCGATCAGGCCCTCCCGAACCAGTTCATCCACGTTGCGGCTCATCCAGGCTTTGTCGGCGCCCAACTGGCGGCCGAGAGTGGCGAGCGTCAGGGGCCCGGCCCGGCCGAGGATGGTGAGGATCTGGCAGCGGGTCAGGCTATGAAGGCCGCAGCACTGCGCGGTGTGCTGCTGGAGGCTGGTGTGCAGCCGGGTGATGCGGCGCAGCAGGTCGCTGGGGTCCTGGGTCATCCTCGCTCCTTTCGTTGCACTTGACAACGATCTACAGAAACCGTACTTCTGAAGGGAAGTCATTGTCAACGTCAACGACCTGGAGGCCCTATGACCCTGCACTGCCCCCGCCCCGCCACCCCGGCCGACGCCGCCGACATCGCCCGCATTTACACCCAGGGCATCGAAGACCGCAGCAGCACCTTTGAGACCCGGCCCCGCACCGCTGCAGACATCCAGAGCTGGTTTGACGGAACCCATCCGATCATCGTGGTGGAACGGAATGGACAGGTCACCGCGTTCGCCAGCACCAGCCTCTATCGGCCCCGCGACTGCTACGCCGGCATTGCCGAGTTCAGTGTGTACGTGGACCGCGCCGCGCGGGGCACTGGCGCCGGGAAGGCCGCCATGCAGGCCCTGATCGCTGCCGCCCAGGATACCGGGTACTGGAAACTGCTCTCCAGGGTCTTCCCGGAGAACACCGCGAGCCGAACGTTGCTGGTCTCACTGGGCTTCCGTGAGGTGGGCACCTATGAGAAGCATGGCCGGTTGGAGGGGATCTGGAAAGACGTGGTGATCGTCGAGAAGCTGCTCTGAACTGTGGCGGCCTGTGGTGGAATACCGCATGGCCCGCACCACCCGAACATTGAACCCCCTGCACTTTGAGGACCTGGAGCCCCACCGCTTTGAGGATCTGGTGCGCCAACTCGCCTACGAGTACCGGCCCTGGGCCAGCATCGAGGCGACGGGGCGGGGCGGCGCGGATGATGGCATCGACATCCGCGCGTTCGAGCAGAACCGCATGTCCCCGACTGAGGAGACAGACGAGGAAGATCTGCCGCCCCCCGTAGCCGCTGGGCGGCTATGGATCATTCAATGCAAACGCGAGAAACGCATCGGGCCCACGCAGGTGAAGCGCTATGTCGAGGAGAGCGTGCAGGGCCCGGACGTCCCGTACGGCTTCATCCTCGCGGCCGCCTGTGACTTCAGCAAGAAAGCCTATGACGCCTTCCGCTTGGCCCTGATCGGGACAGGTGTGCAGGAGTTCCAGATCTGGGGCAAGGCCGAGCTGGAGGACATGTTGTTCCAACCCAAGAATGATCACCTGCTGTTTGCGTATTTTGGGATCAGTTTGCAGGTCAAGAAACGGACCCGTCAGACCAAACTTCGCAGTCTCCTGGCTTAACGCAAGCGCATTCAGAATGCCTTTGAAACCGAGCGGTGGGACATCAATAAGGACATTCTTCTCGTGGATGCTGGCTCTAAAGACTATCCAGTGATTCCCGATATCGAGGCATTTCAATCAGCGCCGGAATGGGGCGTCTTCAAGCTCAAATATATCTATCCCCAGCATTACCTGGTCTTGGAGCGTCAGCGGCAACTGGCCTACGCCAACTTTGAGACTGGTGAATGGGATGTGCTGGAAGAGAGTCAGGTGACGGTCACTCGGGAGCGTGTTTTCGGCATGCCCCGTCCATCCACCGATCCCTTTGCCGAACCACGACAGCAAGCCTGGGAGGCCTTCGTCCCCTCACGGCACCACGCCGAACTGATAACCCCGGACATCGTTCATCTCCGAGATCTTGTGGCTCTTGCAGAACGCGGCGACGCCATCCACCATCTTCCCATTTTGTATATCGAACCTGCGGCGCCCGGCGAACTGACAGCCCGTGGCGATATCCAATTCCTTGAGACGCCGACTGGACGCCTTGACCTCAGGCGCATTCGAGCCGACCCCGAGAAACGCATTCCCTTCTTCAAAGACTTCCAACTTGAGGAAGGAGATACGCCAGACGCCTGATCAGTCGGCGGCGGTCTCGGCTTCGACTTCCAGGGCGGCCAGGGCGCGCTCGGCGCTCATGGCGGCGCGGGTGCCGGCGCCCACGCTGGTGCCCAGCTGGCGGTAGATGTAGTCGCTGACGTCCCCGGCCGCAAACAGCATGGGCACGCTGGTGTAAATCTCGTCGGTCACGTCCACGTAGCCGTCGGGACGCAGCTTCACAGTGTCCTGCACGAACCCGGTGTTCGGCACGTGCCCGATAAAGATGAACACGCCGTCGGTCGCCATGTCCTGCACTTCGCCGGTCTTGAGGTTCTTCAGGCGCACGCCCGTCACGGTGTCGTCGCCCTGAATCTCCTCGACTGCCGTGTCCCAGATGAACTTCATCTTGTGGTTGGCAAACGCGCGGGCCTGGGCCACCTTGTTGGCGCGCAGCGAGTCGCGGCGATGAATCAGGGTGACCTCGGCGGCAAACTTGGTCAGGAACAGGCCTTCTTCCACGGCCGCGTCGCCGCCGCCCACCACGACCACCTTCTTGCCCCGGTAAAAGAAGCCGTCGCAGGTGGCGCAGGTGCTCACACCCTTGCCCCAGAAGTGCTCTTCTCCGGGCACGTACAGGCGCTTGGGGTTGGCGCCCGTGGCCAGAATCACGGCCTTGGCGCGGTAGGTGCCGCTGTAGCCGGTGACTGTAAAGGGGTACTCGTGCGCCTGATCATCGTCACTGCGGACAATGGCCTGCACCTCGTCCATTTCAATGACGCCGCCGAACTTCTCGGCCTGCTGCTGCATGCGGCTGGCCAGCTCCATGCCGCTGATGGGTTCGGGAAAGCCGGGGTAGTTCTCGACTTCCTCGGTCTGGGCGATCTGGCCGCCGGGCAGACCTTTTTCCAGAATCAGGGTACTCAGGCTGGCGCGGCCGGTGTAGATCGCAGCGGTCAGGCCGGCGGGGCCGCCGCCGACGATAACCACGTCGTAGTGCTGGGTCATTTTGAGTCCTTTCCGTTGCGGAGCTGCGCCGCTTCTTTTGCGCCGTGATACGCGTGTTGCTCAGCCCATTGAGCCGCCGCCTCAATGTTGTAGGGCACACGCCGGAAGGTGACGTTCCATGCGCCCCCTTCACCCTCCAGCAGCACCCAGCGGGCGAGGGGCGAGCCGTCTTTCTGCCGGGAGACCGCACCCGCGTTCACCACGGTCAAGGCACCAATCTGGCGAAGATGTTCCAGGTGGGAGTGGCCCACGATGACGACGCGGGCATTCCCGGTGTTGCTCAGCCGTTCCTGCACCAAGTCGTCATGTGCCCAGGCGTTGCCGTCGCGCAGCAGGTAGGTCCAGGCGGAGTCTGGGGTCCCGTGGGCGGCCAGGACTTGACCGTCGGCCAAGGAGACGGAGGTGGGCAGGCCAGCCACGTACGCTCCAGCGCTTTCGGGGAGCTGCTCATGGAGCCAGGCCAGCATCTCGCGCTTCTCGGTGGTGTCGGTCAACGGCTGGCCCAGCCGCTCGTCGGTGTTGCCCCGCACCTCCAGGACACCGTACTCGGCCTTCAGGTGCTGCTGGAGCTGCCACGCGCCAGCGGGGTCCGCGCCGCCGAACAGCTGATCCCCCAGGTTGACCCAGGCGTCCGGCTGGTGGGCCTTGATGTCCTGCGCGACGGCCTCCAGCGCAAAGCGGTTGCCGTGCACGTCGCCAAAGACGGCAATCTTCATGCGCGCTCCGCGACCCAGGCCTGCACGCGGGCGTCAATCTCATCCCGCACGCGGCGGAACACCTGCAGGCGCTCGTCTTCAGTGCCTGTGGCCGCAGCTGGATCATCGAACGCCCACGACAATCGGTAGGTCGCGTTCGGGAAGATCGGGCAATTTGCTTCTGCACGGTCGCAGACGGTGATCACGTAGGTGAAGTGCTCCGCGATCAGGGGGCGCACACCCTTGGCCTGGAGGTGCTCCGTTGGAAAGCCCTGCTCTTTGAGGACCTGCACCGTGAGGGGGTTCACCTCACCCGGTTCCAGGCCAGCAGAGGTGACCTGATACCGGTCGCCCCCGTGGTGTTCAAGCAGCACCTGGGCCATCTGGGACCGGGCGGTGTTGCCGGTGCAGAGGAAGAGCACGCGGATGGGGCGGGGGGCGTAGGTCATGCGACTTCTCCTTCCGGAACGAATTCCTGAGCGGTGCGGGGCTGGGTTTCGATGGGTTCTGTAAGGGCCAGGAGGTGGTTCGCGGCGACAGCCAGAGCAGCGCCGATAAGCGGAGCGACCCAGTACAGCCAGTGGGCAGTCCAGATGCCGCTGGCCAGCGCCGGGCCAAAGGAGCGCGCGGGGTTCATGCTCGCGCCCGTGATGGGGCCACCCATGGCGGCCTCCAGAGCCACAACGCCACCGACGACCCAAGGCAATCCCGACCGCAGGGCGACCAGGAGCAGGAAGAAGGTCAGGATCAGTTCCAGAACGAACGCCTGCATAACGCTGCCAGCCGGCACGGTGACACCCAGATTGCCCGTCATGCCGAACAGAGCGAGCAGGACGAAGGCCGCCAGAGTCGCCCCGATCAATTGGGCAACCACGTAAGGCAGCACGCGCGCTTTCGGAAACTTTCCAGCCAAGGTCAGCGCAAACGTGGCTGCCGGATTGATATGCGCGCCGCTGATCGGCGCCAGGGCGGCAATGACCGCCGTCACCGTGAGACCGAAGACAGCAGCCACGCCCAAGTGCCCTAACGCCCCCGTCTGCGCTTGAACGACGGCTGCACCAGGTCCGAAGAACACCAAGGCAAAGGTGCCCAAGCCTTCAGCAGTCACAGCGCGGGACAGAGGCACCGTCATCTCAGACCACCGTCACGGCAGGGCTGTCTTCGTAGGTGGGGGGCGCGTCCTGGCCATCGTTCAGAGCCTGCACGAAGGCATCGAACTGGACTTTGAGCTGGTCGCGTACGGTGCGCCAGCGGTCCAGGCTGCCGCCACTGGGGTCCGTGAACGGGTAGTGACGCCGGTTGGTTTTGCCGGGGTACACCGGGCACGCTTCAGCGGCACTGTCACAAACGGTGACGACGTAGTCGAAGTTCTGTGCGTCAGGCACATCCCAGAGGGTCTTGCTGATATGGATCGACAGGTCAATGCCCAGTTCGGCCATCACGGTTTTAGCGTCATCTTTGATCCGCGTGGCTTCGGTTCCGGCGGAATGCACCTCCAGGTCCACGCCCAGGCGCCGGGCCGCGTCACGGGTGAGGGCTTCGGCCATTTGGGAGCGGGCGGAATTGTGGGTGCAGAGAATCAGGACACGGGGCACGGGGCCACGTTAACACACCGATTTCGGTTGATGTGTCAAGGTGCCGTGATCTGGGAAGAGATCGGCGAGAAGCTGGCCACCGATGTAGAACAGGGGCTCGCGGCGCAGCGCGTAATACATGTTCTTGCCGCGCTGCTCGGCGGTCACGAGGCCCGCTTCTTTCAGAATGCCCAGGTGGTACGACACTTTGGACTGCGGCAGATTCAGCAGCGCTTCGAGGTCGCAGACACAGTGTTCGCCCTGGGCGAGATGGCGCACCAGATCGTAGCGGGTGTCCTGGGCGAGCGCCTTGAGCTGGTCCAGCACCGTGGGCGCAGTCAGAGTAGTCACCCATCTATTCTATTCAGTGAGGTGCCGTTGGGTGTGAGTCTGACAGATGGTGGGGCACACTCAAGCATGTTGCGTCCACCCGATCTCCTGTGTCTTCCAGAAGACACGGCGCGCATTGCCCGTGCAGCCTTTCCCCAGGGCAATCTGCACCTGACGCTTCGGGACGAGTCTGGCCTTCTGTTCGATAATGGTGCCTTCCAGCATTTGTTTTCGAGCCGGGGTCGGCCTGCCTTGCCGTCTGGGCCTCGCGCTGGATGATTCTGGCTTCCATTTCAGCGTCCTGAGTTCCTTCCAATCACTCCGCTTGGATTGAATCGCCTAGAAACGATTCAATTCGAATCTATATCAGCCCACCTCAGCAGGGTTAAATTTGGTGCGCTGGGGGATTCCGCTCCTGACCCCAGGGTCCGGGCTCATCTGGCGCACCCGTTGTTCACATCAGACGGGGCGGGAGCCAGGCACGGCAACCGACCCGTATCTCGCTCAGGTGCGTCAGGAGACAGGGTCAAGAAAGAGCGGCGACTCCTGATCAGGGGTCGCCGCTCCGCCCAGCCTTTTACTGCCTGTGCTCGGGATGGGGGTCTTCATCCAGCCACTGCTGATGCACCTGGGCGTGGCTCAGGTTGAGGTGGACATGCTCATCCACGTGATCCACCGCGCTCAGCGGGAGCCAGTGATGCTGGCCGGACTCGTCCTTGGTGAGTTTGATGTACTCGCCGTCCAGACGGTCCACCTGGCCGTGGGGCTGGCCATCGGCGCAGACAACGGGCATGTGCTCTCTGATCTGATCTTGTTCAGTCATCGTGGTGCCTCCTGAGCCCCGAACGTACGCCCCAGTCCCCCATGCCCCGATGAACCCCAAGTCAAATCACCTTCATATCTGAGTAGATTTACATATGAGTGACAGCTCAGCTATCATAGGGCCATGACCCCCTCCTCCAGCCGGAACGATCATCCGGACCACCTGACCTACTTTGTCGAGGGTATGGACTGCGCCAGTTGCGTGCAGACGGTCGAGCGCATGGTGGCCACGCTGCCCGGCACCAGCGACGTGAAGACCAGCTTTACCAAGCAGACCCTGACCTTGCACCTGGATGAAGGGCAGACGCCCAGGGGCCTGCTGGAGAAGAACCTCAAATCGCTGGGCTACGTGCCTGCCCTGCTCGGGTCAGCCGCGCCGGCCGGTTCTCAGCCCCACAACCACCCTGACGGCAACCATGCTGGCCACACCCATGAGGTCGCGCCCCCAGGTACACCGTGGTACCGCACGGGTCAGGGCCGGCTGGTCGTGGTGTCCGGCGCGCTGCTGGCGCTGGCCTGGCTGCTGGGCTTTGTGCAGCCGTCGCTGTCGACCGCGGGCTACATCGCCGCCACCCTGCTCGGCGTCTGGCCGCTGGCGAAGAAAGCGCTTGCCAGTGCGCGCCTGGGTGATCCTTTCAGCATCAACATGCTGGTCAGCCTGGCGGCGATTGGCGCCGTGGCCATCGGGGAAGCCGCTGAGGGCGCCGTGGTGGTTTTTTTCTTCGCAGTCGGCGAGTTGCTTGAAGGCGTGGCCGCTGGCCGGGCCCGCGCCGGCATTCAGGCCCTCGCGGCCCTGGCCCCGAAAACCGCCCTGCTGCTGGACGGCGCTCAGCCCCGGGAAGTCCCGGCCGACGCCTTGCAGGTTGGTCAGACGGTGCAGGTCAACCCGGGCGCGCGCGTGCCGGCCGACGGCACCATCCTGACCGGCACCTCCAGTCTGGATGACAGCCCAGTGACCGGCGAAAGTGTGCCGGTGGTCAAAGGCCCCGGCGACGCGGTCTATGCCGGCAGCATCAACACCGACGGCACCCTACAGCTCCGGGTGGACAAAGCGGCGGCCGACAACACCATCGCGCGCATCATCCACATGGTGGAAGAAGCCGAGGGGAGCAAAGCCCCCACCGCGCGCTTCATTGACCGCTTCAGCCGGTATTACACCCCTGGGGTGGTCCTGGTCTCTGCCCTGGTCGCTCTGGTCCCGCCGCTGTTCTTCGGTGGACTCTGGCATGACTGGCTCTACAAGGGCATCAGCCTGCTGCTGATCGGCTGCCCCTGTGCCCTGGTGCTGAGCGTGCCCGCCTCCATCACCAGCGCCATCAGCGCTGGGACCCGGCGCGGCCTGCTGATCAAGGGCGGCGGCGCGCTGGAGACCATCGGTTCGGTGAGGACCATCGCCTTTGACAAAACGGGCACCCTGACCGCCGGCCGGCCCCGGGTCACTGACATTGTGGGCGACCAGGTGGGCCGGGCCGAGGTCCTGCGCCTGGCGGCGGCGGTGGAGTCCGGCAGCAGTCACCCGCTGGCCAAGGCCATCACCGCCGCCGCGCAGCAGGAGGGCGTGACCATCCCCGCCGCTCAGGGCGCGCAGGCCCTGCCGGGCAAAGGGGCGAGCGCCACGGTGGAGGGGCGCGCCCTGAGCGTGAGTTCCCCCCGTCACGCGGCAGAACTCGCCCCCCTGAGTCCGGCGCTCCTCAGCACCATCACCGCCTTCGAGGAGCAGGGCCGCACCGCCGTCGTGCTGCTGGAGGGCGCCACGCCTCTGGGCGTCCTGGCCATCCGCGACGAACCCCGCCCCGACGCCCGCGCCGCGCTGGCCCGCCTGAAGGACCTGGGCATTCAAACGGTGATGCTCACCGGCGACAACGCCCGCACCGGGCAGGCCATCGGCCGGGACCTGGGGCTGGACGTGCAGGCCGAGTTGCTGCCCGAAGACAAACTGCGCCTCATCGCCAGTTACAAAGCGCAGGGCGGCGTGGCGATGGTCGGGGACGGCATCAACGACGCGCCCGCCCTGGCCCAGAGTGATGTGGGCATCGCCATGGGGGGCGGCACCGACGTGGCCCTGGAAACCGCCGACGCCGCCCTCTTGCGTGAGCGGGTCTCGGGTGTGGCCGACCTGGTGGCCCTGTCGCGCGCCACCATGGGCAACATCAAGGTCAATATCGCCTTCGCCCTGGGCCTCAAGGCCATTTTCCTCGTCACCACCCTGCTCGGCTACACCAACCTCTGGATGGCCATTCTGGCCGACACCGGCGCCACTGCCCTGGTCACCGCCAACGCCCTGCGCTTGCTGCGCTGGAAAGGCCAGGACGCCCTGACCACTCCCGCTCCCCACACGGACGCTGCGGTGCCCGCGTGACGGCCGCAAAGGCGCCCATCACCCTCTACACCGTGCCCAACTGCCCGGACTGCCACGCCGTCGCGCGGCTGCTCAGCCGCTGCGGGGCCGCGTACACCGAACGGGATCTGCGCCAGGACCCAGGCGCCCTGGCGGCGCTGCGCCAGGTCACCGACGTGCGGGTCGCCCCCGTCACCGTGGTGGGCGAGCAGGTCTTTTTCGGCACGGTGGACCAGCAGCGCCCGGGCCTGCTCGCCGCGCTCAAGGGCACCGCATGAAGTGGCGTCCCCTCCTCCTGGTCCTGGCGCTCCTGGTCGCCGAAGGCCTCCTGAAAGCCTGGGCCGTCACCACCCTTGAGCCAGGGGTGAATCGCCCACTTCTTCCAGGTGTCCTTCACCTGGGCTTCACCCTGAATCCGGGCATGGCGTGGGGCCTGCTGGGCGGCTTTGCCGCGCCTCTGGCCGTGCTGCGGGTGCTCGTCGGCCTCGGCCTCGTGGGCGCCCTGGGCCTGGGCCGCGTGCCCCGCCGCTGGATCTGGCCGCTGGCCCTGATCGCGGCGGGCGCGCTGGGCAATGGCCTGGACGGTCTGATGCGGGGCGCCGTGGTGGACTACCTCACGTCACCGCTCCTGGACACCGTGTCCAGAGCGGTATCCAGAGAGCCCTTTCCTGTCTTCAACCTGTCCGACGTGCTGGTGTGTGCCGGGAC
Coding sequences within it:
- a CDS encoding DUF6428 family protein: MTQTLTAPIPGLSEHTNTEALIATLRTLPQRPLQFHLHGEVLVPAGYHVTEVKAVTIEAMDCGGKANAWRETIIQLMDGSAEEAKAGFMTNRKFLAIYDRVVKHIPVRAEAEVRFEYGNTTTPAMQYHVTHVDIASEQITVHLRTPGVQCKAGDSCGAPAEATADGCSPDSGCCAPQAPISLG
- a CDS encoding ArsR/SmtB family transcription factor, with amino-acid sequence MDFDGTATVFKALGDVHRLRALHFLATVDAGCCSTGQGVCTCDVQQLLGLTQPTTSHHMKLLVEAGLVESEKRGKWTYYTLSAQGMFIARTALETLLAAVPQPQKEAV
- a CDS encoding FAD-dependent oxidoreductase yields the protein MTTRLDVLVIGAGQAGLATAYHLQGHGLRFQVLEAGQRPVGAWPQHYASLKLFSPARHASLPGWPFSGDPERYPTRNEVVAYLEAYAAHFQFPIVTGAEVAQVLPDGEEFRVLSADGRIFCARAVVAATGTFRRPFMPEVPGRETFGGQVLHSLAYQEPSPFVGQRVLVVGAGNSAVQIAVELTEVARVTLANRTRVQFTPQRPLGRDVHDWITWARVDQLTLGHLRRLPSPRHVFDPGVYRAAFRRGKLDERRMFTRFTAGGVVWPDGQEERVDAVIFATGYRANLDFLRGTGALDRQGEPVQRLGVSRTVSGLYFVGLSGQRALASATLRGAGQDAAVVVRHLVR
- the arsN2 gene encoding arsenic resistance N-acetyltransferase ArsN2 → MTFREATATDLPVVENLLIAADLSLAGVQPHFPDFVLAVQGNEVLGVAGLERYGPHGLLRSVAVRADQQGRGLGQALTREMIERATAAGLETLALLTTTAAAFFPKLGFTPVTRDKLPAALQASSQLQGGCPASAVVLHLALPQGGLS
- a CDS encoding MarR family winged helix-turn-helix transcriptional regulator, giving the protein MTQDPSDLLRRITRLHTSLQQHTAQCCGLHSLTRCQILTILGRAGPLTLATLGRQLGADKAWMSRNVDELVREGLIDKQPGQTDRRVVVLTLTQEGQAQVRRLNTELGHQSARLLGRIPPNEQASVLRALELLADALEAECACAAEDGGPCAAS
- a CDS encoding arsinothricin resistance N-acetyltransferase ArsN1 family A, translated to MTLHCPRPATPADAADIARIYTQGIEDRSSTFETRPRTAADIQSWFDGTHPIIVVERNGQVTAFASTSLYRPRDCYAGIAEFSVYVDRAARGTGAGKAAMQALIAAAQDTGYWKLLSRVFPENTASRTLLVSLGFREVGTYEKHGRLEGIWKDVVIVEKLL
- a CDS encoding restriction endonuclease; protein product: MARTTRTLNPLHFEDLEPHRFEDLVRQLAYEYRPWASIEATGRGGADDGIDIRAFEQNRMSPTEETDEEDLPPPVAAGRLWIIQCKREKRIGPTQVKRYVEESVQGPDVPYGFILAAACDFSKKAYDAFRLALIGTGVQEFQIWGKAELEDMLFQPKNDHLLFAYFGISLQVKKRTRQTKLRSLLA
- the trxB gene encoding thioredoxin-disulfide reductase, translating into MTQHYDVVIVGGGPAGLTAAIYTGRASLSTLILEKGLPGGQIAQTEEVENYPGFPEPISGMELASRMQQQAEKFGGVIEMDEVQAIVRSDDDQAHEYPFTVTGYSGTYRAKAVILATGANPKRLYVPGEEHFWGKGVSTCATCDGFFYRGKKVVVVGGGDAAVEEGLFLTKFAAEVTLIHRRDSLRANKVAQARAFANHKMKFIWDTAVEEIQGDDTVTGVRLKNLKTGEVQDMATDGVFIFIGHVPNTGFVQDTVKLRPDGYVDVTDEIYTSVPMLFAAGDVSDYIYRQLGTSVGAGTRAAMSAERALAALEVEAETAAD
- a CDS encoding metallophosphoesterase family protein, with product MKIAVFGDVHGNRFALEAVAQDIKAHQPDAWVNLGDQLFGGADPAGAWQLQQHLKAEYGVLEVRGNTDERLGQPLTDTTEKREMLAWLHEQLPESAGAYVAGLPTSVSLADGQVLAAHGTPDSAWTYLLRDGNAWAHDDLVQERLSNTGNARVVIVGHSHLEHLRQIGALTVVNAGAVSRQKDGSPLARWVLLEGEGGAWNVTFRRVPYNIEAAAQWAEQHAYHGAKEAAQLRNGKDSK
- a CDS encoding arsenate reductase ArsC, whose protein sequence is MTYAPRPIRVLFLCTGNTARSQMAQVLLEHHGGDRYQVTSAGLEPGEVNPLTVQVLKEQGFPTEHLQAKGVRPLIAEHFTYVITVCDRAEANCPIFPNATYRLSWAFDDPAAATGTEDERLQVFRRVRDEIDARVQAWVAERA
- a CDS encoding MIP/aquaporin family protein, with amino-acid sequence MTVPLSRAVTAEGLGTFALVFFGPGAAVVQAQTGALGHLGVAAVFGLTVTAVIAALAPISGAHINPAATFALTLAGKFPKARVLPYVVAQLIGATLAAFVLLALFGMTGNLGVTVPAGSVMQAFVLELILTFFLLLVALRSGLPWVVGGVVALEAAMGGPITGASMNPARSFGPALASGIWTAHWLYWVAPLIGAALAVAANHLLALTEPIETQPRTAQEFVPEGEVA
- a CDS encoding arsenate reductase ArsC produces the protein MPRVLILCTHNSARSQMAEALTRDAARRLGVDLEVHSAGTEATRIKDDAKTVMAELGIDLSIHISKTLWDVPDAQNFDYVVTVCDSAAEACPVYPGKTNRRHYPFTDPSGGSLDRWRTVRDQLKVQFDAFVQALNDGQDAPPTYEDSPAVTVV
- a CDS encoding ArsR/SmtB family transcription factor — translated: MTTLTAPTVLDQLKALAQDTRYDLVRHLAQGEHCVCDLEALLNLPQSKVSYHLGILKEAGLVTAEQRGKNMYYALRREPLFYIGGQLLADLFPDHGTLTHQPKSVC
- a CDS encoding DUF2171 domain-containing protein is translated as MTEQDQIREHMPVVCADGQPHGQVDRLDGEYIKLTKDESGQHHWLPLSAVDHVDEHVHLNLSHAQVHQQWLDEDPHPEHRQ